From Danio rerio strain Tuebingen ecotype United States chromosome 7, GRCz12tu, whole genome shotgun sequence, the proteins below share one genomic window:
- the ano5b gene encoding anoctamin-5b codes for MKRITGKTKEATLIEMTSALDSQIEGNNGSINSISDRGIQLPGHREIDKFDQNRDSVFFKDGVRRIDFVLSYVDDKEGDKKAERRREFEANLEKAGLELETEDKSESDDRKTHYLKIHAPWEVLATYADVLKIKVPFKVSDIPKAREVPLEWLSHPFRLPENIMRPEPDYFTAPFDKSKVDFFLIDDKDTFFPPSTRNRIVYYILTRCPYYKEDRKEKDKTGINRLLNNGTYTSAYPLHDCRYWKKAQDMQCESERYHLYRYWARFLCFYKEQPLNLIKKYYGEKIGIYFAWLGFYTEMLFYAAVMGVICFVYGVLSYEDNITSKEICDPKIGGMIVMCPLCDKKCSYWKLNSTCLSSWQSHLFDNEGTVFFAMFMGIWVTLFLEFWKRRQARLEYEWDLVDFEEEQQQLQIRPEYEQKCTGRRLNRITQEMEPYLPFPSKCARFCLSGATVLFWTCLIVACIMGVIAYRLAVYAAFASVMKDSSTSKIQLVGSLITPQLATSVTASCINFVIILILNFLYEHVAIWITDMEIPKTHLEYENKLTMKMFMFQFVNYYSSCFYVAFFKGKFVGYPGNYSYMFGKWSTLRNEECAPGGCLIELTTQLLIVMAGKQMVGNVQEALLPLVRNWWSSRKGRSHPESTYSRWEQDHDLQNFSQFGLFYEYLEMVIQFGFITLFVASFPLAPLLALFNNILEVRVDAWKFTTQFRRPMAAKARNIGAWEEILNVVAIMSVVTNAFIMAFTSDMIPRLVYLYAYHPGIEANMTGYITNSLSIYNISQIPEDNLPEAGENPSWFNSSTITTCRYRDYRYPPGHLRQYTHTMQFWHILAAKLAFIIIMEHVVFVVKFFVAWLIPDVPSEVKARIKRERFLVQEYLHNYEVEKLKMQLSQSFCLSTETASLLPSSPNKHQVISECV; via the exons GAGAGGAGAAGAGAGTTTGAAGCCAACCTAGAGAAAGCTGGTCTCGAGCTGGAGACTGAAGATAAATCG GAGTCAGATGATCGTAAGACACATTATCTGAAGATTCACGCTCCATGGGAGGTGTTGGCCACTTACGCTGATGTACTAAAGATTAAAGTGCCCTTTAAAGTGAGCGACATCCCCAAAGCTCGAGAGGTTCCTCTGGAGTGGCTCAGTCACCCTTTCCGGCTGCCAGAAAACATCATGAGGCCCGAGCCGGACTACTTCACTGCACCCTTTGACAAGAGCAAGGTGGACTTCTTCCTCATTGATGATAAAGACACCTTTTTCCCACCTTCCACACGCAACAGGATTGTGTACTACATCCTGACTCGCTGCCCATACTACAAAGAAGACCGAAAAGAGAAGGATAAGACTGGGATTAATCGGCTGTTGAATAACGGCACATACACCTCTGCTTATCCGCTTCATGAT TGTCGGTATTGGAAGAAGGCTCAGGACATGCAGTGTGAGAGTGAAAGGTATCATCTGTATCGCTATTGGGCTCGATTCCTCTGCTTCTACAAAGAGCAGCCACTCAATCTGATCAA GAAGTACTACGGTGAGAAGATCGGTATCTACTTCGCCTGGCTGGGCTTTTACACAGAGATGCTGTTTTATGCTGCAGTCATGGGTGTCATCTGTTTTGTTTATGGTGTCCTCAGTTACGAAGACAACATCACAAG TAAGGAAATCTGTGACCCAAAAATAGGAGGCATGATTGTCATGTGTCCGCTCTGTGACAAAAAGTGCAGCTACTGGAAACTCAACTCAACATGTCTGTCCTCCTGG CAATCCCATCTCTTTGATAATGAAGGAACTGTGTTTTTTGCCATGTTCATGGGCATTTGGG TGACCCTCTTTCTGGAGTTCTGGAAGCGACGGCAGGCCCGTCTGGAGTATGAGTGGGACCTTGTGGATTTTGAGGAGGAGCAGCAGCAGCTCCAGATCAGGCCAGAGTATGAGCAGAAGTGCACAGGCCGCAGACTCAACCGCATCACACag GAAATGGAACCTTATCTTCCTTTCCCCAGCAAATGTGCTCGATTCTGCCTATCTGGAGCAACTGTACTCTTCTGG ACGTGTCTCATAGTGGCCTGCATAATGGGAGTGATCGCCTACAGATTAGCGGTGTATGCAGCGTTCGCCAGCGTCATGAAAGACAGTTCCACCAGTAAGATCCAGCTGGTTGGGTCACTCATCACCCCTCAGCTGGCCACTTCCGTTACTGCTTCCTGCATCAACTTCGTCATTATCCTCATCCTCAATTTCCTCTATGAGCATGTGGCTATCTGGATCACTGACATGG AAATCCCCAAGACCCATCTGGAGTATGAGAACAAGCTGACCATGAAGATGTTCATGTTCCAGTTTGTGAACTACTACTCTTCCTGTTTCTATGTGGCCTTCTTTAAGGGAAAGTTTGTGGGTTATCCGGGAAACTACAGTTATATGTTTGGAAAGTGGAGCACTTTGAGAAATGAGGAG TGTGCTCCTGGAGGTTGTCTGATTGAGCTGACCACTCAGCTGCTTATTGTCATGGCTGGGAAACAAATGGTCGGGAACGTCCAAGAGGCTCTTTTGCC ACTTGTCCGAAACTGGTGGAGCAGCAGGAAAGGCCGCAGTCATCCAGAAAGCACGTATAGTAGATGGGAGCAGGACCATGACCTCCAGAACTTCAGCCAGTTTGGACTCTTCTATGAGTATCTGGAGATGG TGATCCAGTTTGGCTTCATAACACTTTTCGTGGCCTCCTTTCCACTGGCTCCTCTTCTTGCCCTCTTCAACAACATCCTGGAGGTGCGAGTGGATGCTTGGAAATTCACCACACAGTTCAGACGACCGATGGCAGCCAAAGCACGCAACATCGGAGCTTGGGAAGAGATCCTTAATGTGGTGGCCATCATGTCCGTGGTCACAAAT GCCTTCATCATGGCGTTCACCTCAGATATGATCCCTCGTCTGGTCTATCTGTACGCTTATCACCCAGGCATTGAGGCCAATATGACCGGTTATATCACCAACAGCCTCTCGATTTACAACATCTCTCAGATCCCAGAAGATAACCTGCCTGAAGCTGGAGAAAACCCATCCTGGTTTAACAGCTCCACCATCACCACATGCAG GTATCGGGACTACAGATACCCACCTGGCCATCTGAGGCAGTACACACACACCATGCAGTTCTGGCACATCCTGGCTGCTAAGCTCGCCTTCATCATTATTATGGAA CATGTTGTGTTTGTGGTAAAGTTCTTCGTGGCGTGGCTCATCCCAGATGTGCCTTCAGAAGTGAAAGCCCGTATAAAGCGTGAGCGCTTTCTGGTCCAGGAATACCTGCACAACTATGAAGTGGAGAAACTGAAGATGCAGCTAAGCCAGAGTTTCTGCCTATCCACAGAAACGGCCTCACTGCTGCCCTCTAGTCCAAACAAACACCAGGTGATTTCTGAATGTGTCTGA
- the ano5b gene encoding anoctamin-5b isoform X2 gives MKMMIALTEIDKFDQNRDSVFFKDGVRRIDFVLSYVDDKEGDKKAERRREFEANLEKAGLELETEDKSESDDRKTHYLKIHAPWEVLATYADVLKIKVPFKVSDIPKAREVPLEWLSHPFRLPENIMRPEPDYFTAPFDKSKVDFFLIDDKDTFFPPSTRNRIVYYILTRCPYYKEDRKEKDKTGINRLLNNGTYTSAYPLHDCRYWKKAQDMQCESERYHLYRYWARFLCFYKEQPLNLIKKYYGEKIGIYFAWLGFYTEMLFYAAVMGVICFVYGVLSYEDNITSKEICDPKIGGMIVMCPLCDKKCSYWKLNSTCLSSWQSHLFDNEGTVFFAMFMGIWVTLFLEFWKRRQARLEYEWDLVDFEEEQQQLQIRPEYEQKCTGRRLNRITQEMEPYLPFPSKCARFCLSGATVLFWTCLIVACIMGVIAYRLAVYAAFASVMKDSSTSKIQLVGSLITPQLATSVTASCINFVIILILNFLYEHVAIWITDMEIPKTHLEYENKLTMKMFMFQFVNYYSSCFYVAFFKGKFVGYPGNYSYMFGKWSTLRNEECAPGGCLIELTTQLLIVMAGKQMVGNVQEALLPLVRNWWSSRKGRSHPESTYSRWEQDHDLQNFSQFGLFYEYLEMVIQFGFITLFVASFPLAPLLALFNNILEVRVDAWKFTTQFRRPMAAKARNIGAWEEILNVVAIMSVVTNAFIMAFTSDMIPRLVYLYAYHPGIEANMTGYITNSLSIYNISQIPEDNLPEAGENPSWFNSSTITTCRYRDYRYPPGHLRQYTHTMQFWHILAAKLAFIIIMEHVVFVVKFFVAWLIPDVPSEVKARIKRERFLVQEYLHNYEVEKLKMQLSQSFCLSTETASLLPSSPNKHQVISECV, from the exons GAGAGGAGAAGAGAGTTTGAAGCCAACCTAGAGAAAGCTGGTCTCGAGCTGGAGACTGAAGATAAATCG GAGTCAGATGATCGTAAGACACATTATCTGAAGATTCACGCTCCATGGGAGGTGTTGGCCACTTACGCTGATGTACTAAAGATTAAAGTGCCCTTTAAAGTGAGCGACATCCCCAAAGCTCGAGAGGTTCCTCTGGAGTGGCTCAGTCACCCTTTCCGGCTGCCAGAAAACATCATGAGGCCCGAGCCGGACTACTTCACTGCACCCTTTGACAAGAGCAAGGTGGACTTCTTCCTCATTGATGATAAAGACACCTTTTTCCCACCTTCCACACGCAACAGGATTGTGTACTACATCCTGACTCGCTGCCCATACTACAAAGAAGACCGAAAAGAGAAGGATAAGACTGGGATTAATCGGCTGTTGAATAACGGCACATACACCTCTGCTTATCCGCTTCATGAT TGTCGGTATTGGAAGAAGGCTCAGGACATGCAGTGTGAGAGTGAAAGGTATCATCTGTATCGCTATTGGGCTCGATTCCTCTGCTTCTACAAAGAGCAGCCACTCAATCTGATCAA GAAGTACTACGGTGAGAAGATCGGTATCTACTTCGCCTGGCTGGGCTTTTACACAGAGATGCTGTTTTATGCTGCAGTCATGGGTGTCATCTGTTTTGTTTATGGTGTCCTCAGTTACGAAGACAACATCACAAG TAAGGAAATCTGTGACCCAAAAATAGGAGGCATGATTGTCATGTGTCCGCTCTGTGACAAAAAGTGCAGCTACTGGAAACTCAACTCAACATGTCTGTCCTCCTGG CAATCCCATCTCTTTGATAATGAAGGAACTGTGTTTTTTGCCATGTTCATGGGCATTTGGG TGACCCTCTTTCTGGAGTTCTGGAAGCGACGGCAGGCCCGTCTGGAGTATGAGTGGGACCTTGTGGATTTTGAGGAGGAGCAGCAGCAGCTCCAGATCAGGCCAGAGTATGAGCAGAAGTGCACAGGCCGCAGACTCAACCGCATCACACag GAAATGGAACCTTATCTTCCTTTCCCCAGCAAATGTGCTCGATTCTGCCTATCTGGAGCAACTGTACTCTTCTGG ACGTGTCTCATAGTGGCCTGCATAATGGGAGTGATCGCCTACAGATTAGCGGTGTATGCAGCGTTCGCCAGCGTCATGAAAGACAGTTCCACCAGTAAGATCCAGCTGGTTGGGTCACTCATCACCCCTCAGCTGGCCACTTCCGTTACTGCTTCCTGCATCAACTTCGTCATTATCCTCATCCTCAATTTCCTCTATGAGCATGTGGCTATCTGGATCACTGACATGG AAATCCCCAAGACCCATCTGGAGTATGAGAACAAGCTGACCATGAAGATGTTCATGTTCCAGTTTGTGAACTACTACTCTTCCTGTTTCTATGTGGCCTTCTTTAAGGGAAAGTTTGTGGGTTATCCGGGAAACTACAGTTATATGTTTGGAAAGTGGAGCACTTTGAGAAATGAGGAG TGTGCTCCTGGAGGTTGTCTGATTGAGCTGACCACTCAGCTGCTTATTGTCATGGCTGGGAAACAAATGGTCGGGAACGTCCAAGAGGCTCTTTTGCC ACTTGTCCGAAACTGGTGGAGCAGCAGGAAAGGCCGCAGTCATCCAGAAAGCACGTATAGTAGATGGGAGCAGGACCATGACCTCCAGAACTTCAGCCAGTTTGGACTCTTCTATGAGTATCTGGAGATGG TGATCCAGTTTGGCTTCATAACACTTTTCGTGGCCTCCTTTCCACTGGCTCCTCTTCTTGCCCTCTTCAACAACATCCTGGAGGTGCGAGTGGATGCTTGGAAATTCACCACACAGTTCAGACGACCGATGGCAGCCAAAGCACGCAACATCGGAGCTTGGGAAGAGATCCTTAATGTGGTGGCCATCATGTCCGTGGTCACAAAT GCCTTCATCATGGCGTTCACCTCAGATATGATCCCTCGTCTGGTCTATCTGTACGCTTATCACCCAGGCATTGAGGCCAATATGACCGGTTATATCACCAACAGCCTCTCGATTTACAACATCTCTCAGATCCCAGAAGATAACCTGCCTGAAGCTGGAGAAAACCCATCCTGGTTTAACAGCTCCACCATCACCACATGCAG GTATCGGGACTACAGATACCCACCTGGCCATCTGAGGCAGTACACACACACCATGCAGTTCTGGCACATCCTGGCTGCTAAGCTCGCCTTCATCATTATTATGGAA CATGTTGTGTTTGTGGTAAAGTTCTTCGTGGCGTGGCTCATCCCAGATGTGCCTTCAGAAGTGAAAGCCCGTATAAAGCGTGAGCGCTTTCTGGTCCAGGAATACCTGCACAACTATGAAGTGGAGAAACTGAAGATGCAGCTAAGCCAGAGTTTCTGCCTATCCACAGAAACGGCCTCACTGCTGCCCTCTAGTCCAAACAAACACCAGGTGATTTCTGAATGTGTCTGA
- the ano5b gene encoding anoctamin-5b isoform X3, whose translation MKNHSIDKFDQNRDSVFFKDGVRRIDFVLSYVDDKEGDKKAERRREFEANLEKAGLELETEDKSESDDRKTHYLKIHAPWEVLATYADVLKIKVPFKVSDIPKAREVPLEWLSHPFRLPENIMRPEPDYFTAPFDKSKVDFFLIDDKDTFFPPSTRNRIVYYILTRCPYYKEDRKEKDKTGINRLLNNGTYTSAYPLHDCRYWKKAQDMQCESERYHLYRYWARFLCFYKEQPLNLIKKYYGEKIGIYFAWLGFYTEMLFYAAVMGVICFVYGVLSYEDNITSKEICDPKIGGMIVMCPLCDKKCSYWKLNSTCLSSWQSHLFDNEGTVFFAMFMGIWVTLFLEFWKRRQARLEYEWDLVDFEEEQQQLQIRPEYEQKCTGRRLNRITQEMEPYLPFPSKCARFCLSGATVLFWTCLIVACIMGVIAYRLAVYAAFASVMKDSSTSKIQLVGSLITPQLATSVTASCINFVIILILNFLYEHVAIWITDMEIPKTHLEYENKLTMKMFMFQFVNYYSSCFYVAFFKGKFVGYPGNYSYMFGKWSTLRNEECAPGGCLIELTTQLLIVMAGKQMVGNVQEALLPLVRNWWSSRKGRSHPESTYSRWEQDHDLQNFSQFGLFYEYLEMVIQFGFITLFVASFPLAPLLALFNNILEVRVDAWKFTTQFRRPMAAKARNIGAWEEILNVVAIMSVVTNAFIMAFTSDMIPRLVYLYAYHPGIEANMTGYITNSLSIYNISQIPEDNLPEAGENPSWFNSSTITTCRYRDYRYPPGHLRQYTHTMQFWHILAAKLAFIIIMEHVVFVVKFFVAWLIPDVPSEVKARIKRERFLVQEYLHNYEVEKLKMQLSQSFCLSTETASLLPSSPNKHQVISECV comes from the exons GAGAGGAGAAGAGAGTTTGAAGCCAACCTAGAGAAAGCTGGTCTCGAGCTGGAGACTGAAGATAAATCG GAGTCAGATGATCGTAAGACACATTATCTGAAGATTCACGCTCCATGGGAGGTGTTGGCCACTTACGCTGATGTACTAAAGATTAAAGTGCCCTTTAAAGTGAGCGACATCCCCAAAGCTCGAGAGGTTCCTCTGGAGTGGCTCAGTCACCCTTTCCGGCTGCCAGAAAACATCATGAGGCCCGAGCCGGACTACTTCACTGCACCCTTTGACAAGAGCAAGGTGGACTTCTTCCTCATTGATGATAAAGACACCTTTTTCCCACCTTCCACACGCAACAGGATTGTGTACTACATCCTGACTCGCTGCCCATACTACAAAGAAGACCGAAAAGAGAAGGATAAGACTGGGATTAATCGGCTGTTGAATAACGGCACATACACCTCTGCTTATCCGCTTCATGAT TGTCGGTATTGGAAGAAGGCTCAGGACATGCAGTGTGAGAGTGAAAGGTATCATCTGTATCGCTATTGGGCTCGATTCCTCTGCTTCTACAAAGAGCAGCCACTCAATCTGATCAA GAAGTACTACGGTGAGAAGATCGGTATCTACTTCGCCTGGCTGGGCTTTTACACAGAGATGCTGTTTTATGCTGCAGTCATGGGTGTCATCTGTTTTGTTTATGGTGTCCTCAGTTACGAAGACAACATCACAAG TAAGGAAATCTGTGACCCAAAAATAGGAGGCATGATTGTCATGTGTCCGCTCTGTGACAAAAAGTGCAGCTACTGGAAACTCAACTCAACATGTCTGTCCTCCTGG CAATCCCATCTCTTTGATAATGAAGGAACTGTGTTTTTTGCCATGTTCATGGGCATTTGGG TGACCCTCTTTCTGGAGTTCTGGAAGCGACGGCAGGCCCGTCTGGAGTATGAGTGGGACCTTGTGGATTTTGAGGAGGAGCAGCAGCAGCTCCAGATCAGGCCAGAGTATGAGCAGAAGTGCACAGGCCGCAGACTCAACCGCATCACACag GAAATGGAACCTTATCTTCCTTTCCCCAGCAAATGTGCTCGATTCTGCCTATCTGGAGCAACTGTACTCTTCTGG ACGTGTCTCATAGTGGCCTGCATAATGGGAGTGATCGCCTACAGATTAGCGGTGTATGCAGCGTTCGCCAGCGTCATGAAAGACAGTTCCACCAGTAAGATCCAGCTGGTTGGGTCACTCATCACCCCTCAGCTGGCCACTTCCGTTACTGCTTCCTGCATCAACTTCGTCATTATCCTCATCCTCAATTTCCTCTATGAGCATGTGGCTATCTGGATCACTGACATGG AAATCCCCAAGACCCATCTGGAGTATGAGAACAAGCTGACCATGAAGATGTTCATGTTCCAGTTTGTGAACTACTACTCTTCCTGTTTCTATGTGGCCTTCTTTAAGGGAAAGTTTGTGGGTTATCCGGGAAACTACAGTTATATGTTTGGAAAGTGGAGCACTTTGAGAAATGAGGAG TGTGCTCCTGGAGGTTGTCTGATTGAGCTGACCACTCAGCTGCTTATTGTCATGGCTGGGAAACAAATGGTCGGGAACGTCCAAGAGGCTCTTTTGCC ACTTGTCCGAAACTGGTGGAGCAGCAGGAAAGGCCGCAGTCATCCAGAAAGCACGTATAGTAGATGGGAGCAGGACCATGACCTCCAGAACTTCAGCCAGTTTGGACTCTTCTATGAGTATCTGGAGATGG TGATCCAGTTTGGCTTCATAACACTTTTCGTGGCCTCCTTTCCACTGGCTCCTCTTCTTGCCCTCTTCAACAACATCCTGGAGGTGCGAGTGGATGCTTGGAAATTCACCACACAGTTCAGACGACCGATGGCAGCCAAAGCACGCAACATCGGAGCTTGGGAAGAGATCCTTAATGTGGTGGCCATCATGTCCGTGGTCACAAAT GCCTTCATCATGGCGTTCACCTCAGATATGATCCCTCGTCTGGTCTATCTGTACGCTTATCACCCAGGCATTGAGGCCAATATGACCGGTTATATCACCAACAGCCTCTCGATTTACAACATCTCTCAGATCCCAGAAGATAACCTGCCTGAAGCTGGAGAAAACCCATCCTGGTTTAACAGCTCCACCATCACCACATGCAG GTATCGGGACTACAGATACCCACCTGGCCATCTGAGGCAGTACACACACACCATGCAGTTCTGGCACATCCTGGCTGCTAAGCTCGCCTTCATCATTATTATGGAA CATGTTGTGTTTGTGGTAAAGTTCTTCGTGGCGTGGCTCATCCCAGATGTGCCTTCAGAAGTGAAAGCCCGTATAAAGCGTGAGCGCTTTCTGGTCCAGGAATACCTGCACAACTATGAAGTGGAGAAACTGAAGATGCAGCTAAGCCAGAGTTTCTGCCTATCCACAGAAACGGCCTCACTGCTGCCCTCTAGTCCAAACAAACACCAGGTGATTTCTGAATGTGTCTGA